In Candidatus Nitronauta litoralis, one DNA window encodes the following:
- a CDS encoding sulfite reductase subunit A translates to METAHILEREGLNSLLSALAQAGYQVVGPTLGEGAIVYGPIKTLNDFPVGWTEEQEGGTYRLKKREDDALFGYTVGPQSWKHYLFPPRRRLWTGTANGTDFQIHQEKVEPPSYAFFGVRSCELQAIQVQDRVFIQDEFVNTDYELRRDNTFIVVVQCGQAAATCFCDSMNSGPRAEKGFDLALTEVLENDQHYFVLETGSSKGEKVLEQIPTRLADPSQVSLAEQQTERAKEQMGRSLDTRDIKQLLYENLEHPRWDQVADRCLTCANCTMVCPTCFCSTVEDITDVTGEHTERWQRWDSCFTMDFSNLHGGSVRTSTKSRYRQWMTHKLASWIDQFDSSGCVGCGRCITWCPVGIDLTEEVRAIRETETLPSGSSSESR, encoded by the coding sequence ATGGAAACAGCCCATATATTGGAACGGGAAGGTTTAAACTCCCTTTTATCTGCGCTGGCTCAGGCAGGGTATCAGGTCGTGGGGCCTACCCTGGGTGAAGGGGCGATAGTTTACGGCCCGATTAAAACCCTCAACGATTTTCCAGTCGGCTGGACAGAAGAACAAGAGGGCGGAACCTACCGTTTAAAAAAACGAGAGGACGACGCACTATTTGGCTACACAGTGGGTCCCCAATCCTGGAAGCATTACCTGTTTCCTCCCAGACGCCGGCTTTGGACTGGAACCGCTAACGGTACGGACTTTCAGATCCATCAGGAAAAGGTCGAACCCCCCTCGTATGCTTTCTTTGGAGTCCGTTCCTGTGAGCTTCAGGCTATCCAGGTACAGGATCGGGTTTTTATTCAGGATGAATTCGTCAACACCGATTATGAACTCCGGCGCGACAATACCTTTATTGTTGTCGTTCAATGCGGACAGGCTGCAGCAACCTGTTTTTGTGATTCCATGAATTCAGGGCCGCGAGCGGAGAAAGGATTCGATCTGGCGTTAACGGAAGTGCTTGAAAACGACCAGCACTATTTTGTACTGGAAACAGGAAGCTCAAAAGGAGAGAAAGTCCTTGAGCAAATACCCACTCGTCTGGCTGATCCGTCCCAGGTTTCATTAGCAGAGCAACAAACCGAACGAGCAAAAGAACAAATGGGACGTTCGCTCGACACCAGGGATATCAAACAGCTGTTGTATGAAAACCTTGAGCACCCGCGTTGGGATCAGGTAGCGGACCGATGTCTCACTTGTGCAAACTGTACGATGGTGTGTCCCACGTGTTTTTGTTCCACTGTGGAAGACATTACCGATGTCACAGGAGAGCACACGGAACGTTGGCAACGATGGGACTCCTGTTTCACAATGGACTTTTCGAATCTTCATGGAGGGAGTGTTCGCACTTCAACCAAATCACGTTATCGCCAGTGGATGACTCATAAACTGGCAAGCTGGATTGATCAATTTGATTCATCCGGTTGTGTTGGATGCGGACGCTGTATCACCTGGTGTCCGGTAGGCATCGATCTCACTGAAGAAGTCCGCGCCATTCGCGAGACCGAAACACTGC